From a region of the Xanthomonas rydalmerensis genome:
- a CDS encoding ABC-F family ATP-binding cassette domain-containing protein, whose product MTHPLLALDSATHVLPDGRILFSDLHFALDARRTGLVGRNGVGKSVFARLLAGELTPSAGRCVRHGRLHYVPQQIAPAPHATVADLAGVGAALRALARIEAGSADVADFDALGERWDIAQRLQAQLHAHDLGALEPQRLASTLSGGETMRVALIGAWLADADALILDEPTLHLDAAQRQRLREALQRWPGGLLVISHDALLLQDMQRTLELSPGGLRDYGGDYAFYLQCRARERDAAQAELAQHKLQHARDSVAWQAQHDRQQRRSARGRQQAGTANQAPILLGRQKQRSQDSAGKRVRDHQATQARSLARIAEAARQVQPDAPVALFAPPPADAASRRLVELQALRLPFAPATRQPLDLVVQGRARIGVVGANGSGKSTLLRALAGQVAALSGSCRVRAASAYLDQSLMLLDPAATALAQVQAAAPGIALAELRTRLALLGLDAQRIGVACGQLSGGERLKTALACAFYRTPPAELLLLDEPDNHLDREARDALRAVLLQYPGALLVVSHDADFLDTLRLQQRLQADSEAWRLTPW is encoded by the coding sequence ATGACGCATCCGCTGCTTGCGCTGGACAGCGCGACCCATGTTCTGCCCGACGGCAGGATCCTGTTTTCCGATCTGCACTTTGCGCTCGATGCGCGGCGCACCGGCCTGGTCGGCCGCAACGGCGTCGGCAAGAGCGTGTTCGCGCGCCTGCTCGCCGGCGAACTGACCCCCAGCGCCGGACGCTGCGTGCGCCACGGCCGCCTGCATTACGTGCCGCAGCAGATTGCGCCGGCGCCGCACGCCACCGTCGCCGACCTGGCCGGCGTGGGCGCTGCGTTGCGGGCGCTGGCACGGATCGAGGCCGGCAGCGCCGACGTGGCGGATTTCGACGCGCTCGGCGAGCGTTGGGACATCGCCCAGCGCCTGCAGGCGCAGCTGCACGCGCACGACCTGGGCGCGCTGGAGCCGCAACGCTTGGCCAGCACGCTCAGCGGCGGCGAGACGATGCGGGTGGCGCTGATCGGCGCCTGGCTGGCCGATGCCGATGCGCTGATCCTGGACGAGCCGACGCTGCACCTGGACGCGGCGCAGCGCCAGCGCCTGCGCGAGGCGCTGCAGCGCTGGCCGGGCGGCCTGCTGGTGATCAGCCACGATGCGTTGCTGCTGCAGGACATGCAGCGCACGCTGGAACTGTCGCCTGGCGGGCTGCGCGACTACGGCGGCGACTACGCGTTCTACCTGCAGTGCCGGGCGCGCGAGCGCGACGCCGCGCAGGCCGAACTGGCGCAGCACAAGCTGCAGCACGCGCGCGACAGCGTCGCCTGGCAGGCGCAGCACGATCGACAGCAGCGCCGCAGCGCACGTGGCCGGCAGCAGGCCGGCACGGCCAACCAGGCGCCGATCCTGCTCGGCCGGCAGAAGCAGCGCAGCCAGGACAGCGCCGGCAAGCGCGTGCGCGACCACCAGGCCACGCAGGCGCGCAGCCTGGCGCGGATCGCCGAGGCCGCGCGTCAGGTGCAGCCCGATGCGCCGGTGGCGCTGTTCGCGCCGCCGCCGGCCGATGCGGCCAGCCGCCGCCTGGTCGAGCTGCAGGCGCTGCGACTGCCGTTCGCGCCGGCGACACGGCAGCCGCTGGACCTGGTGGTGCAGGGCAGGGCACGGATCGGCGTGGTGGGAGCGAACGGCAGCGGCAAGTCGACCCTGCTGCGCGCGCTGGCCGGGCAGGTGGCGGCGCTGTCCGGCAGTTGCCGGGTGCGCGCCGCCAGCGCCTATCTGGACCAGTCGTTGATGCTGCTGGACCCGGCCGCCACCGCGCTGGCACAGGTGCAGGCCGCGGCACCCGGCATCGCGCTCGCCGAGCTGCGCACGCGGCTGGCCCTGCTCGGCCTGGACGCGCAGCGCATCGGCGTGGCCTGCGGCCAGCTCAGCGGCGGCGAACGGCTGAAGACCGCGCTGGCGTGCGCCTTCTACCGCACGCCGCCGGCCGAGTTGTTGTTGCTGGACGAGCCGGACAACCACCTGGACCGCGAGGCTCGCGACGCGCTGCGCGCCGTGCTGTTGCAGTATCCCGGCGCGCTGCTGGTGGTGTCGCACGATGCGGACTTCCTGGACACGCTGCGCCTGCAACAGCGCCTGCAGGCCGATTCCGAGGCGTGGCGGCTGACGCCGTGGTGA
- a CDS encoding oxidoreductase, translating into MAPQKTLLITGASSGFGRALAQAALAAGHRVVGTVRSAQARQEVEALGAAALARVLDVTDVDAIPGIVAEIEATVGPLDVLVNNAGYGHEGILEESPLDALRRQLEVNVVGAVAMMQAVLPSMRQRRRGHIVNITSMGGFITMPGIAYYCGSKFALEGISEALGQEVAALGIHVTAVAPGSFRTDWAGRSMVRTPRSIADYDALFDPIRDARQAKSGRQLGDPAKAAQAMLALIDAPAPPAHLLLGSDALALVRDKLDRLKADIAAWEAVSRATDA; encoded by the coding sequence ATGGCGCCGCAGAAAACCTTGCTCATCACCGGCGCCAGCAGCGGCTTCGGCCGCGCGCTGGCCCAGGCGGCGCTGGCGGCCGGACATCGCGTCGTCGGCACCGTGCGCAGCGCGCAGGCGCGGCAGGAGGTCGAGGCGCTGGGCGCGGCGGCGCTCGCCCGTGTGCTGGACGTCACCGACGTCGACGCCATTCCCGGCATCGTCGCCGAGATCGAAGCCACGGTCGGGCCGCTGGACGTGCTGGTCAACAATGCCGGCTACGGCCACGAGGGAATCCTGGAGGAGTCGCCGCTGGACGCCCTGCGTCGCCAACTCGAGGTCAACGTGGTCGGCGCCGTGGCGATGATGCAGGCGGTGCTGCCCTCCATGCGCCAGCGGCGCCGCGGGCACATCGTCAACATCACCTCGATGGGGGGCTTCATCACCATGCCCGGCATCGCCTACTACTGCGGCAGCAAGTTCGCGCTGGAGGGCATTTCCGAGGCATTGGGACAGGAGGTCGCCGCGCTGGGCATCCACGTGACGGCGGTGGCGCCGGGGTCGTTCCGCACCGACTGGGCGGGCCGCTCGATGGTCAGGACGCCGCGCAGCATCGCCGACTACGATGCGCTGTTCGATCCGATCCGCGACGCCCGCCAGGCCAAGAGCGGCCGCCAGCTCGGCGACCCGGCCAAGGCCGCGCAGGCCATGCTGGCGCTGATCGACGCGCCTGCGCCGCCCGCGCACCTGCTGCTGGGTAGCGACGCGCTGGCCCTGGTGCGCGACAAGCTCGACCGCCTGAAGGCGGATATCGCCGCATGGGAGGCAGTGAGCCGTGCCACCGATGCCTGA
- a CDS encoding AraC family transcriptional regulator, whose translation MTAVASTVELLRALAPQEGYNLTALPDVRVLRSDRPLTDTPVLYDPGIVIVCQGAKRGHFGESVFVYDEQHYLSVAVPVPFTMQSDGSAERPLLALYLHLDFPLAAGLLVELDQIGPVPEAQAPASMVSSPMDDTLRQIVQRLLQVLSRPLDAAILGRALVRELYFRVLTGPQGHGLRAALAQQGHFGRIGRALRRIHRDHAQRLDVAQLAREAGMSTPSFHAHFKAVTQVAPMQYLKSIRLHQARLLMAREGMTAAAAGHAVGYESASQFTREFKRLFGRPPMAEARRLRADFAVPPAMPGAGFVASH comes from the coding sequence ATGACTGCCGTCGCCAGTACCGTGGAATTGCTGCGTGCCCTGGCGCCGCAGGAGGGCTACAACCTGACCGCATTGCCGGATGTGCGGGTGCTGCGTTCGGACCGGCCGTTGACCGACACGCCGGTGCTGTACGACCCGGGCATCGTCATCGTCTGCCAGGGCGCCAAGCGCGGCCATTTCGGCGAATCGGTGTTCGTCTACGACGAGCAGCACTATCTGTCCGTCGCCGTCCCGGTGCCCTTCACCATGCAGTCCGACGGCAGCGCGGAGCGGCCGTTGCTGGCGCTGTACCTGCATCTGGATTTCCCGCTTGCGGCGGGGCTGCTGGTCGAGCTCGACCAGATCGGTCCGGTGCCGGAGGCGCAGGCGCCGGCGAGCATGGTGTCCAGTCCGATGGACGACACCTTGCGGCAGATCGTGCAGCGCCTGCTGCAGGTGCTGAGCCGTCCGCTGGACGCGGCGATCCTCGGCCGCGCCCTCGTGCGCGAGCTGTACTTCCGCGTGCTGACGGGCCCGCAAGGCCACGGGCTGCGCGCGGCGCTGGCGCAACAGGGCCACTTCGGCCGCATCGGTCGCGCCCTGCGGCGCATCCACCGTGACCACGCCCAACGGCTCGACGTCGCGCAGCTGGCGCGCGAGGCCGGGATGAGTACGCCCTCGTTCCATGCGCATTTCAAGGCGGTGACCCAGGTCGCGCCGATGCAGTATCTGAAATCGATCCGCCTGCACCAGGCACGCCTGCTGATGGCACGCGAGGGCATGACCGCCGCGGCCGCCGGCCACGCGGTGGGCTATGAGAGCGCATCGCAGTTCACCCGCGAGTTCAAACGTCTGTTCGGCCGGCCGCCGATGGCGGAGGCACGGCGCCTGCGCGCCGATTTCGCGGTACCGCCGGCCATGCCCGGCGCAGGATTCGTCGCCTCGCATTGA
- the rlmKL gene encoding bifunctional 23S rRNA (guanine(2069)-N(7))-methyltransferase RlmK/23S rRNA (guanine(2445)-N(2))-methyltransferase RlmL translates to MKFFVSCAKGLEYLLVDELLALGAAQATATVAGVNAEGTLQDAQRAVLWSRLASRVLWPLQSFDCPDEAALYAGVAALPWRNHLAPQHTLAVDAHVSGTGITHARFAAQRVKDAVVDTLRGEGLERPSVDVEHPDLRLNLSLRKGRATLSVDLGGGSLHRRGWRQAQNEAPLKENLAAAVLLRGQWPALYAQGGGLLDPMCGSGTLLIEGALMAADVAPGLLRGELAAQQRGDADADAAPSRWLGFDVAAWRGLLAEARQRAQVGRAALRPVLYGSDIDPHALRAARENALAAGVVEAIAFAVHDVVALPAPAQALGTVVCNPPYDERLAADAALYRRLGDALKRAVPQWRASLLCGSDELAYATGLRAAKKYQMFNGALECPLIVCDPIAIAPRAGASEEPRALSDGAQMVANRLRKNLRKFKTWRTRERISCYRAYDADLPEYAAAIDVYQEDGGQARTFLHVQEYAAPDSIPDVDVRRRRNELLAAVREVFAVPAEQVALKTRERGKGGSKYGRFEQRGEFLVVREHDALLRVNLFDYLDTGLFLDHRPLRGVMAQQARGKRFLNLFCYTGVASVQAAVAGADSTTSVDLSGTYLQWCADNLAFNGKGGAQHRLVQADALSWLEAEKNRYDVIFCDPPTFSNSARAEDFDIQREHVRLLRAAVARLMPEGVLYFSNNFRRFKLDENALAEFAVCEEISAQTIDADFERNPRIHRAWRLQRR, encoded by the coding sequence GTGAAATTCTTCGTCTCCTGTGCCAAGGGCCTGGAATACCTGCTCGTCGATGAGCTGCTCGCGCTCGGCGCGGCGCAGGCCACCGCCACCGTCGCCGGGGTCAATGCCGAAGGCACCCTGCAGGACGCGCAGCGCGCGGTGCTGTGGTCGCGCCTGGCCAGCCGCGTGCTGTGGCCGCTGCAGTCCTTCGATTGCCCCGACGAGGCGGCGTTGTACGCCGGCGTGGCCGCGCTGCCGTGGCGCAACCATCTGGCGCCGCAGCACACCCTGGCGGTGGACGCGCATGTGTCCGGCACCGGCATCACCCACGCGCGCTTCGCGGCGCAGCGGGTCAAGGATGCGGTGGTGGACACGCTGCGCGGCGAGGGCCTGGAGCGGCCGTCGGTGGACGTGGAGCACCCGGACCTGCGCCTGAACCTGTCGCTGCGCAAGGGCCGCGCCACGCTGTCGGTGGACCTGGGCGGCGGCTCGCTGCATCGGCGCGGCTGGCGCCAGGCGCAGAACGAGGCGCCGCTGAAGGAGAACCTGGCCGCGGCGGTGCTGCTGCGCGGGCAGTGGCCGGCGCTGTACGCGCAGGGCGGTGGCCTGCTGGATCCGATGTGCGGCAGCGGTACGCTGCTGATCGAAGGCGCGCTGATGGCCGCCGATGTCGCACCGGGCCTGCTGCGTGGCGAACTGGCGGCGCAGCAGCGCGGCGACGCCGATGCGGACGCCGCGCCGAGCCGCTGGCTGGGGTTCGATGTGGCGGCCTGGCGCGGGTTGTTGGCCGAGGCGCGGCAGCGCGCCCAGGTGGGTCGTGCCGCGTTGCGGCCGGTGCTGTACGGCAGCGACATCGATCCGCATGCGCTGCGCGCGGCGCGCGAGAACGCGCTGGCGGCCGGCGTGGTCGAGGCGATCGCCTTCGCCGTGCACGACGTCGTCGCGTTGCCTGCGCCGGCGCAGGCACTGGGTACGGTGGTGTGCAACCCGCCCTACGACGAGCGCCTGGCCGCCGACGCGGCGCTGTACCGGCGCCTGGGCGATGCGCTCAAGCGCGCGGTGCCGCAGTGGCGCGCCAGCCTGCTGTGCGGCAGCGACGAACTGGCCTATGCCACCGGCCTGCGCGCGGCCAAGAAGTACCAGATGTTCAACGGCGCGCTGGAATGCCCGCTGATCGTCTGCGACCCGATCGCGATCGCGCCGCGGGCCGGTGCTAGCGAAGAACCGCGTGCGCTCAGCGATGGTGCGCAGATGGTCGCCAACCGCCTGCGCAAGAACCTGCGCAAGTTCAAGACCTGGCGCACGCGCGAGCGGATCAGTTGCTACCGCGCCTACGATGCCGACCTGCCCGAGTACGCGGCGGCGATCGACGTGTACCAGGAGGACGGCGGCCAGGCGCGCACTTTCCTGCACGTGCAGGAGTACGCGGCGCCGGACAGCATTCCCGATGTGGACGTGCGCCGCCGCCGTAACGAACTGCTGGCGGCCGTGCGCGAGGTGTTCGCGGTGCCGGCCGAACAGGTGGCGCTGAAGACCCGCGAGCGCGGCAAGGGCGGCAGCAAGTACGGCCGCTTCGAACAGCGCGGCGAGTTCCTGGTGGTGCGCGAGCACGACGCGCTGCTGCGGGTGAACCTGTTCGACTACCTGGATACCGGACTGTTCCTCGACCACCGTCCGCTGCGCGGGGTGATGGCGCAGCAGGCGCGCGGCAAGCGCTTCCTCAACCTGTTCTGCTACACCGGCGTGGCCAGCGTGCAGGCGGCGGTAGCCGGCGCCGATTCCACCACCAGCGTGGATCTGTCCGGCACCTACCTGCAGTGGTGCGCAGACAACCTGGCGTTCAACGGCAAGGGCGGCGCCCAGCACCGGTTGGTGCAGGCCGACGCGCTGAGCTGGCTGGAAGCGGAGAAGAACCGCTACGACGTGATCTTCTGCGACCCGCCGACCTTCTCCAACTCCGCGCGCGCCGAGGATTTCGACATCCAGCGCGAGCATGTGCGGCTGTTGCGCGCGGCGGTGGCGCGGCTGATGCCCGAAGGCGTGCTGTACTTCTCCAACAATTTCCGCCGCTTCAAGCTGGACGAGAACGCGCTGGCCGAGTTCGCGGTGTGCGAGGAGATCAGCGCGCAGACCATCGACGCCGATTTCGAGCGCAACCCGCGCATCCACCGCGCCTGGCGCTTGCAGCGGCGCTGA
- a CDS encoding response regulator produces the protein MTQPCILCVDDEPSNLALIRQLLREDYALVFAKNGAEALRGVAKHRPALILLDVDLPDVDGYTLARTLKEDARSAAIPIIFVTGKDKATDESIGFDAGGVDYITKPYSPSILRARVRTHLSLVSATILADSHRDAIEMLGMAGHYSDSDTGTHIWRMAAYARALALAAGWTREDADLLEQAAPMHDTGKIGIPDAVLKKPGPLDAAEWQVMKRHPRIGYDILSRSSAPLFRLAAEVSLYHHEHWDGGGYPAGVSGTQIPESARIVALADVFDALTSPRPYKDAWPLEQAMELFREKAGSQFEPRLVQLFEAILPQILQIQHYWSEREAEEDLPQRGKAQATLRHHGS, from the coding sequence ATGACCCAACCGTGCATCCTGTGTGTCGACGACGAACCCAGCAACCTGGCGCTGATCCGGCAGCTTCTGCGCGAGGACTACGCGCTGGTGTTCGCCAAGAACGGTGCCGAAGCCCTGCGCGGGGTGGCCAAGCACCGCCCGGCGCTGATCCTGCTGGACGTCGACCTGCCCGACGTCGACGGCTACACCCTCGCCCGCACCCTCAAGGAAGATGCGCGCAGCGCGGCGATCCCGATCATCTTCGTCACCGGCAAGGACAAGGCCACCGACGAGAGCATCGGGTTCGACGCCGGTGGCGTGGACTACATCACCAAGCCCTACTCGCCGAGCATCCTGCGCGCGCGGGTGCGCACCCACCTGTCGCTGGTCAGCGCCACCATTCTGGCTGACAGCCACCGCGACGCGATCGAGATGCTGGGCATGGCCGGCCACTACAGCGACTCGGACACCGGCACCCACATCTGGCGCATGGCCGCCTACGCCCGTGCGCTGGCGCTGGCCGCCGGCTGGACGCGCGAGGACGCCGATCTGCTGGAACAGGCCGCGCCGATGCACGACACCGGCAAGATCGGCATTCCCGATGCGGTGCTGAAGAAGCCCGGTCCGCTGGACGCCGCCGAGTGGCAGGTGATGAAGCGGCACCCGCGGATCGGCTACGACATCCTCAGCCGCAGCAGCGCGCCGCTGTTCCGCCTCGCCGCCGAGGTCTCGCTGTACCACCACGAGCACTGGGACGGCGGCGGCTACCCGGCCGGCGTCTCCGGCACGCAGATTCCCGAATCGGCACGCATCGTGGCGCTGGCCGACGTGTTCGATGCCCTCACCTCGCCGCGCCCGTACAAGGACGCGTGGCCGCTGGAACAGGCGATGGAGCTGTTCCGCGAAAAGGCAGGCAGCCAGTTCGAGCCGCGCCTGGTGCAGTTGTTCGAGGCGATCCTGCCGCAGATCCTGCAGATCCAGCACTACTGGAGCGAGCGCGAGGCGGAGGAAGACCTGCCGCAACGCGGCAAGGCGCAGGCCACGCTGCGGCACCACGGCAGCTGA
- a CDS encoding CHASE domain-containing hybrid sensor histidine kinase/response regulator produces MSKKRWTPVAGPARPARLAALAVLAIGLLAALLIAHGVQQRNRAQAQARFQQLVTHVTSDLRQRLDVYEHGLRGARGAVIAAGGERISRDRFARYSASRDYLREFPGVRGFGYVQRVARADEAAFLQQVHADGAPSLRIGELAPHTGDRFVIVYIQPTRSNNAAEGFDIASEPRRRAAAIAAARSGVPTITAPVQLVQTPGKGKGGFLLLLPLYREGLPLQTPEQRWQATTGWAYAPLSIAEVLASSDDHSNAVRLSLADSQTPTQPFYRDAAPAPAADAPAAERSVQVYGRQWRLGAQATPGFVRSLDQPSPLLAGVLTAGIALLLASLLYVFLTSRRRRDLILSEQSQLAALVAGTSEAIVAEDLQGQITHWNPAATRIFGYTPEQAIGQPLQQLLGARIRDPADSGDGVRELRHRDGHTVSVLASVSPIVGTGGDIIGHSHLLHDVTEQVRAQARVLELNATLEQQVAERTTELVTYSALQRAILTNAGYAIVATDPDGVITLFNPAAETLLGYAAHEMIGRKATGLFLDAEQLSARAERMAAQSGMPVQPSFESVAALSTLGRSDTREWTYLSKDGHAFPVLLTLSTLRDDDDRVIGYLGIAVDLTEQKRRERELRLAIDAAESANQSKSDFLANMSHEIRTPMNAILGMLYLLRHSALSQAAQDMIQKIELSARNLLEIINDILDFSKIESGRIDLESAPFDLNELLENIAALMTSATSAKPVEMIVEPLPPGCRWLRGDALRLNQVLINLVGNAIKFTEQGEVALSVRAFPGAEPGKLKLLFSVRDTGIGIPREKQSLIFSPFLQADTSTSRRYGGSGLGLTISRRLVELMGGQLEVQSAPGQGSDFYFVIPFAVTPAPAADAEPAQARRVLIADDHDLVRRSLTDIANGFGWQVEAVSSGTAALAAAAPERAEFDVILLDWRMPDLDGLSVAQRIRAQSAPDRQPIIVMVTAYERRMIQEQQPGVADVDAVMTKPVTASALQRTIAMLLARRNGEMPAPQTGDGIVRLAGARLLVVDDSDINREVAQRILEGEGALVDLAQDGAQALQRLRRDPGRFHVVLMDVQMPTMDGYEATRQLRADPALAAVPVIALTAGAYRQQQEMALSSGMNGFIAKPFQVDELIAIIRRFLPPNLTPLPLLPLAPPPSALPADEWPASEPALLDTVQAQRLWGERDPYRRYLLKLLQEYPDPAASVRTLLEAQRPADALSLVHKLRGSAGSLALPALSVASAALEERLGTAPTQAEAEIAALAAAMADTAAEVLRFADTIPVATAPAPASDAKVDPATLQASWYQVLQALDSDDPDRIDHTLRQLAPVLPAAQAAELQQLLENFSFREAEARIRRWLANAHD; encoded by the coding sequence ATGTCGAAAAAACGCTGGACACCCGTCGCCGGTCCTGCGCGACCGGCGCGGCTCGCCGCCCTGGCCGTGCTGGCCATCGGGTTGCTTGCCGCGCTGCTGATCGCGCACGGCGTGCAACAACGCAACCGCGCCCAGGCGCAGGCGCGGTTCCAGCAACTGGTCACGCATGTGACCAGCGATCTGCGGCAACGCCTGGACGTGTACGAGCATGGCCTGCGCGGCGCGCGCGGCGCGGTGATCGCGGCCGGCGGCGAGCGCATCTCGCGCGATCGCTTCGCCCGCTACAGCGCTTCGCGCGACTACCTGCGGGAGTTTCCCGGCGTGCGCGGTTTCGGCTACGTGCAACGGGTGGCGCGTGCCGACGAGGCCGCATTCCTGCAGCAGGTGCATGCCGACGGCGCGCCGTCGCTGCGGATCGGCGAACTGGCTCCGCACACCGGCGACCGCTTCGTCATCGTCTACATCCAGCCGACGCGGTCCAACAACGCCGCGGAGGGCTTCGACATCGCGTCGGAGCCGAGGCGGCGCGCGGCAGCGATCGCCGCCGCGCGCTCGGGCGTTCCCACGATCACCGCGCCGGTGCAACTGGTGCAGACGCCGGGCAAGGGCAAGGGCGGCTTCCTGCTGCTGTTGCCGCTGTACCGCGAAGGCCTGCCGCTGCAGACCCCGGAACAACGCTGGCAGGCCACCACCGGCTGGGCCTACGCGCCATTGAGCATCGCCGAGGTGCTGGCCTCCTCCGACGATCACAGCAACGCCGTGCGCCTGAGCCTGGCCGACAGCCAGACGCCGACACAGCCGTTCTATCGTGATGCCGCCCCTGCGCCCGCGGCCGACGCCCCCGCCGCCGAGCGCAGCGTGCAGGTCTATGGGCGGCAGTGGCGACTCGGCGCACAGGCCACGCCCGGCTTCGTGCGCTCGCTCGACCAGCCCTCGCCGCTGCTGGCAGGCGTGCTGACCGCGGGCATCGCGCTCCTGCTCGCCTCCCTGCTCTATGTCTTCTTGACCAGCCGGCGCCGCCGCGACCTGATCTTGAGCGAGCAGAGCCAACTGGCAGCCCTGGTCGCCGGCACCAGCGAGGCGATCGTTGCCGAAGACCTGCAGGGCCAGATAACCCACTGGAACCCTGCGGCGACGCGCATCTTCGGCTACACCCCGGAGCAGGCCATCGGCCAGCCGCTGCAGCAGTTGCTCGGCGCGCGGATCCGCGATCCGGCCGACAGCGGGGACGGAGTGCGCGAACTGCGTCATCGCGACGGTCACACGGTCAGCGTGCTGGCCAGCGTTTCGCCGATCGTCGGGACCGGTGGCGACATCATCGGGCATTCGCACCTGCTGCACGACGTCACCGAGCAAGTGCGCGCGCAGGCAAGGGTGCTGGAGCTGAACGCCACGCTGGAGCAACAGGTGGCCGAACGCACCACCGAACTGGTCACCTATTCGGCGCTGCAGCGCGCGATCCTGACCAACGCCGGCTACGCGATCGTCGCCACCGACCCGGACGGCGTCATCACCTTGTTCAACCCTGCCGCCGAAACCCTGCTCGGCTACGCCGCGCACGAAATGATCGGGCGCAAGGCCACCGGCCTGTTCCTGGACGCGGAACAACTGAGCGCGCGCGCCGAGCGCATGGCGGCGCAATCGGGCATGCCGGTGCAGCCCTCGTTCGAATCGGTGGCGGCGCTGTCCACGCTGGGACGCAGCGATACCCGCGAGTGGACTTACCTGAGCAAGGACGGCCATGCCTTCCCGGTGCTGCTCACCCTGAGCACGCTGCGCGACGACGACGACCGGGTGATCGGCTACCTCGGCATCGCGGTCGATCTCACCGAGCAGAAACGCCGCGAGCGCGAGTTGCGGCTGGCCATCGACGCGGCCGAGAGCGCCAACCAGTCCAAGAGCGACTTCCTGGCCAACATGAGCCACGAAATCCGCACGCCGATGAACGCGATCCTGGGCATGCTGTACCTATTGCGGCACAGCGCCCTGTCGCAGGCGGCGCAGGACATGATCCAGAAGATCGAGCTGTCCGCGCGCAACCTGCTGGAGATCATCAACGACATCCTCGACTTCTCCAAGATCGAGTCCGGGCGCATCGACCTGGAATCGGCGCCGTTCGATCTCAACGAGTTGCTGGAGAACATCGCCGCACTGATGACCTCGGCGACCAGCGCCAAGCCGGTGGAGATGATCGTCGAGCCACTGCCGCCGGGCTGCCGCTGGCTGCGCGGCGATGCGCTGCGCCTGAACCAGGTGCTGATCAACCTGGTGGGCAACGCCATCAAGTTCACCGAACAGGGCGAGGTGGCGTTGTCGGTCCGCGCCTTCCCCGGTGCCGAACCCGGCAAGCTCAAGCTACTGTTCTCGGTGCGCGACACCGGTATCGGCATCCCGCGCGAGAAGCAGAGCCTGATCTTCTCGCCGTTCCTGCAGGCCGATACCTCCACCAGCCGCCGCTACGGCGGCAGCGGCCTGGGCCTGACCATCAGCCGGCGCCTGGTGGAGCTGATGGGCGGGCAACTGGAAGTCCAGAGCGCACCCGGCCAGGGCAGCGATTTCTACTTCGTCATTCCGTTCGCGGTGACGCCGGCGCCGGCCGCCGATGCCGAACCGGCGCAGGCGCGGCGGGTGCTGATCGCCGACGACCACGACCTGGTACGACGCAGCCTGACCGACATCGCCAACGGCTTCGGCTGGCAGGTGGAAGCGGTGTCCAGCGGCACCGCCGCACTGGCCGCCGCCGCGCCGGAACGCGCCGAGTTCGACGTGATCCTGCTGGACTGGCGCATGCCGGACCTGGACGGGCTGAGCGTGGCCCAGCGCATCCGCGCGCAATCGGCGCCGGACCGGCAGCCGATCATCGTCATGGTCACCGCCTACGAGCGGCGCATGATCCAGGAGCAGCAGCCTGGCGTCGCCGACGTGGATGCGGTGATGACCAAGCCGGTCACCGCCTCGGCCCTGCAGCGCACCATCGCCATGCTGCTGGCGCGCCGCAACGGCGAGATGCCCGCGCCGCAGACCGGCGACGGCATCGTGCGCCTGGCCGGGGCGCGCTTGCTGGTGGTCGACGACAGCGACATCAACCGCGAGGTCGCGCAGCGCATCCTCGAAGGCGAAGGCGCACTGGTCGATCTGGCGCAGGACGGCGCACAGGCGTTGCAGCGGCTACGCCGCGATCCCGGCCGCTTCCACGTGGTGCTGATGGACGTGCAGATGCCGACCATGGACGGCTACGAAGCCACCCGGCAACTGCGCGCCGATCCGGCCCTGGCCGCCGTGCCGGTGATCGCCCTCACCGCCGGCGCCTACCGCCAGCAACAAGAGATGGCGCTGTCCAGCGGCATGAACGGCTTCATCGCCAAACCGTTCCAGGTCGACGAACTGATCGCGATCATCCGCCGGTTCCTGCCGCCGAACCTGACCCCGCTGCCGCTACTGCCGCTTGCGCCGCCACCGTCCGCGCTGCCGGCGGACGAATGGCCGGCCAGCGAGCCGGCATTGCTCGATACCGTCCAGGCGCAGCGGCTGTGGGGCGAGCGCGATCCGTATCGGCGCTATCTGCTGAAGCTGTTGCAGGAGTATCCCGATCCGGCGGCGAGCGTGCGCACCCTGCTGGAGGCGCAGCGGCCGGCCGACGCCCTCTCGCTGGTACACAAGTTGCGCGGTTCGGCCGGATCGCTGGCGTTGCCTGCGTTGAGCGTCGCCAGCGCCGCACTCGAAGAGCGGTTGGGCACGGCGCCGACGCAGGCCGAGGCGGAGATCGCCGCGTTGGCCGCAGCGATGGCCGACACCGCTGCAGAAGTGCTGCGCTTCGCCGATACCATCCCGGTCGCGACGGCACCTGCGCCAGCATCCGACGCAAAGGTGGACCCGGCGACGCTGCAGGCGTCCTGGTACCAGGTGTTGCAGGCGCTGGACAGCGACGATCCGGACCGCATCGACCACACGCTGCGGCAACTGGCGCCCGTCCTGCCGGCGGCGCAGGCCGCCGAGCTGCAGCAGTTGCTGGAGAATTTTTCCTTCCGCGAGGCCGAGGCCAGAATCAGGCGATGGCTGGCCAATGCACACGACTGA